The stretch of DNA TAAAGACCTTAATCTAcaagtataaaaaataatttattttagccaattttacatttttagagaaaataattgaatgatttatttagtTGTCCGTTTTTATTTTAGGTACAACTACAAGTTCGGAAGGAAAACGCAACGAAGAACAAAAAGGTAAATAACTTAATCTACATGtccaataattaaattattttagccAAATTTACATTGTTAgagaaaataattgaatgatttacttatttatttatccgTTTTTATTTTAGGTACGACTATAGGTTCGGAAGAAAAACGTAATCAAGAACTAAAAGGTAAAGGCTTTAATCTACACATCTAAAGAATACATTATTTTAGCCGAATTTACATTGTTAGAGAAaatatttgaatgatttatttatttatccattcATTTTTATTTCAGGTATGACTACAAGTTCGGAAGAAAAACGTAATGAGGAATTGAAAGGTAAAGACCTTAATCTACGCATCtaaagaataaattattttagttgaatttagattgttaaaaaattgaattaaaattttcatatgatattgaatattaaatcaaaaataaaaataaaaatagtttaactAGGTGaagatgaaaatattaaaataaacatattttaaacaaATCAGTTTAATATGATATCACTggagaaaataattaaatgatttatttatttgttttattttaggtACGACTACAGGTTACAAGGAAAAACGAAAGGATGAACCGAAAGGTAAAAACTTTAAcctatacatttaaaaaaaataaattattttagtcGAATTTacattgttaaaaatttgaattaaaattctCATATCATATTGCgtattaaatcaaaaattaaaaaaaatggtttaagTAGGTGaagatgaaattattaaaataaacattttttaaacaaatcaatttaatatgATATCACTGgataaagtaattaaattatttatttatttatttttaaataaaaattttatccaatttTACACTCTTTAAATTTCGAATTATGATTAAAATTCTCATATCATATggcatattaattaaaaaaattgtattttatatttttaaaatattgtttaacTTGTTgaggattaaattattaaaaacaatctTAAACAAATCAGctcaatataatattattatagaaaataatcaaacaatttaattattttattattattttaggtatAGGACCACGTTCGGAAGAATCGAAAAGTAAAAACCCTAAtctacattttttttatcaatttcgtttaatatatattttatgtggataaattttaaaattatatataaattatgattaaatttatttttttaactaatgtatttttttttaaaattttggtgggagaATAGTTTTCAAGGACAAATATAAAGCTCCAATGGAAGGTAAAACTTTAATCTACATTTACATCAATATTGGTTAATATATGTTTTAAGGGaatgaatttttgaaattacacatgaAGTTCTTATATAGACATCcacacatttatttaaaaaatatattttaaataactcAGCTTAATGTGATATTACTGGAGAAAATTTATCTGTTTTTATTTTAGGTACAACTACAGGTTCAAAGGAAAAACGTAATGATAAACCGAAAGGTAAAAACTTTAACCTACAcgtctaaaaaataaattattttactcGAATTTACATTGTTAAAGATTTGAATTAAAATTCTCATCACATCATATTGcatattaaatcaaaaataaaaacaaaaatggttaaaataaacattttttgaACAAATCAATCTAATTTGATATCATTGGATAAagtaattaaatgatttatttgtttgtttttattttaggtaCTGCAACAGATTCAAAGAAAAAACTTAATGAAGAACCGAAAGGTAAAGACCTTAACCTACAtgtgtaaaaaataaattattttagtcGAAGTTacattgttaaaattttgaattaaaattccCATCTCATATTGCATactaaatccaaaataaaaatttgtttaacCAGGTGAAGatgaaatgattaaaaaaaacatgttttaaacaAATCAGTTTAATATGATATTAGTggagaaaataattaaatgatttatttatttatctgttTTTATTTTAGGTGCGACAACAGGTTCAAAGGAAAAACGTAATGATGAACCGAAAGGTAAAAATTTTAACCTACAcgactaaaaaataaattattttagtcagttttactttgttaaaaattttgaattaaaattctcTTATCATATTGCATATTAAAacgaaaacaaaaacaaaaattgttTAACTAGGTGaagatgaaattatttaaaaaaaacatattttcaaCAAATCAGTTTAATATGATATCACtagagaaaataattaaataatttatttatttatctattattattttttaggtaCGACTACAGGTTCGAAGGAAAAACTCAATGAAGAACCGAAAGGTAAAGACCTTAATCTACacgtataaaaaataaattattgtagCCGAATTTACATtgtcaaaaatttgaattaaaattctcatatcatattatgcattaaatcaaaaaataaaattaaaaatgttttaactAGGTGaagatgaaattatttaaaaatattatatttaactaATTGTTTAATATGATATTACTAGAGAAAATAATTGaacgatttatttatttatccattttttagGTACGACTACAGGTTCGGAAGAAAAATGTAATGAAGAACTGAAAGGTAAAAACCTTAATCTACACTTTACATTGTTAgagaaaataattgaatgatttatttacctgtttttatttttgatacGACTACAGGTACAAAAGAAAAACGTAATGAAGAACTGAAAGGTAAAGACCTTAACCTACAcgtctaaaaaataaattattttagccGAATTTACATTGTTAgagaaaataattgaatgatttgtttatttatctgtttttattttagataCGACTACAGGTTCAAAAGAAAAACCTAATGAGGAACCGAAAGGTAAAGACCTTAATCTACAtgtctaaaaaataaattattttagccGAATTTATATtgtcaaaaatttgaattaaaattctCATATCATgttacatattaaatcaaaaatgaaattaaaaatgttttaactAGGTAAAgctgaaattatttaaaaacaacatatttaattgattatttaatatgATATCACTAGAGAAAATAATTGaacgatttatttatttatctattttctttaGGTACGACTACAAGTTCGGAAGAAAAACGTAATGAAGAACTGAAAGGTAAAAATATTAATCTACAcgtctaaaaaataaattattttagccAAATTTACATTGTTAgagaaaataattgaatgatttatttatcCGTTTTTATTTTAGGTTCGACTACAAGTTCAAAAGAAAAACGTAATGAAGAACCGAAAGGCAAATGCCTTAAACTACAcgtctaaaaaataaattattttagccGAATTTACATTGTTAAAGAAAATAgttgaatgatttatttatcCGTTTTTATTTTAGGTGCGACTACAGATACAAAAGAAAAACGTAATGAAGAACCGAAAGGTAAATGCTTAACCTACAcgtctaaaaaataaattattttagccAAATTTACATTGTTAGAGAAAACGATTGAatgatttattaatttatttacttattcgTTTTTATTTTAGATACGGCTATAGGTTTAGAAGAAAAACGTAATGAGGAACCAAAAGGTAAAGACCTTAATCTACAcgtctaaaaataaattattttagccGAATTTacattgttaaaattttgaattaaaattctcATATCATTGCAtataaaatcaaaaaaagaagaagctttaACCAGGTGAAGATgaaattattagaaaaaaaaaagcatattcTAAACAAATCAGTTTAATATGATATCACTcgagaaaataattaaatgatttatttatttatttatctatttttattttaggtaTGACAACAGGTTCGGAGgaaaaatttaaagaagaatCGAAAGGTAAAGACCTTAATCTACACatctaaaaaataaatcattttagtcGAATACActgataaaattttgaattaaaattctcATACCACattgcataataaaaataaaaatggtttaagTAGGTGaagatgaaattattaaaataaacatattttaaacaaATCGGTTTAATATGATATGACTggagaaaataattaaatgatttatttatatgtttttattttaggtACGACTTCAGGTTCGGAGGAAAAACGTAATGACGAACCGAAAGGTAAAAACTTTTACATACAcgtctaaaaaataaaaaattttaatcgaatttacattattaataatttgaattaaaattctCATATCATATtgcatattaaataaaaaaataaaaaaaggtttaaCTAGGTGaagatgaaattattaaaataaatattttttaaacgaATCAGTTTAATATAATATCactagataaaataattaaatagtttatttttttatctgtTTTTATTTCATATACAACAACAAGTTCAGAGGACAAACGGAATGCAAAACCGAAAGGTAAATActttaatctatatatatatatataaaatttatccaattttatattttttaaatatggtttaatttttttaagatgaatttattgaaaattattttaaacaaatcaGTTCAATATAATATCACTATAGAAAATAATCAgaaggtttatttatttattttaggtacAGGAACACGTCTGGAAGAACCGAAAAGTAAAGACCCTATCtacaaattttatttcatttagtatatgttttatggagataaattttaaaactatatatgattattttttaactaatgcaattttttttgaaaaaattttaggtAGGGCAACACTTTGGGACAAATTTAAAGATGCAATGGAAGGTAAAACTTTAATCTACATTTATATCTATGTTGATTAATATATGTTTTTGGGAATAAATTTctgaaattatatataaatttcaattaaatatcgtctaaatatttaaatattttcggGATAATTATTTtacacatgaaattttgattttgttgattGATAGTAAACAAAATTTATCTTATAGAGACAtctacacatttaaaaaattaaataaatttaaccatttttatattatttgaaaattgaaataaaaatcaaattctcatattacatattaaataaaatatgcataatttatcattttctttaaaaaaatttatttaattacccaTGGATGAAACTAATACAAGAAACCTATTTTAGGCTCaatctaaaatgatataattgggacaaaaatttaattatttttataaagtaaaaaataatattttgagggtatttttatttatttttatataaaataataatcttaTCTTAGACTCAACCGGACCTATCAGCTCGGACGAATAATCTAACTCGTGAACAAGTTGATGTACCATATCATTGattgatatatttgaaaatttgggtctatttaaattaattagcttaaataaattgtgtgattcttttattttattttttaatttttttaagaatatattCAAGTACAAAATCCGACGCCGGTATTAAGGCATTGAGAACATGGCGAGAATTGCCGCCGACACACTACATAGTAAAAATCAAGTCATTCTCGTCACTTGTCAAAAGCCTTGAAAAAAGGGAACACAAGAATTATATATCAGATGAGTTCGAAGCTAGTGGCTTTAAGTGGTATGTTTCTTAACTCGATTGattcatttaatcattttaagAGTTAATATTTAATCTCGATATTTCTTATCCTAAATTCGAAATCTCCTTTGCATCATATAAATTTTTGTAGTGTCATTTTTCTTTCTTACAAAAATAAAAGATACTACGAGAATAAAAGTAGAAATCTCTACGAGAGTAGCTGAGTTAGATTAGGGTTAAACTTACGCATAGCATCAACATTATACATGCTTACTCAAATCTTGTCTGTCTCCAAACTCATTGTTCGAGCTTGATAATTCCAACCACACCCTTCTAAATGGGTTTGGCCGGATAGCTCGATCCTTAGATAGGTTTAAATAAAAGTCTAGTTCTTTATGTGTTACATTGAGTCTTAGCTTGAATATATACATGTAAAAGGAAGTTGAGGTATCTACGAGTTAAGGCGAGTTAGGTTAGGGCAATGCTCATGTATGGTATCAACACCATACATGGTTAATTCTAAATACTCAAACTCGACCTAATATGGATCGGATAGGATGTTTGACTATGAATAGACTTAGATAAGAGAAACAATTACATATATTTGAAACTCGAATCGGGATTTGCTGGATAATAACACTTTAAAGATGATTATCACACGAAGTAATTGAACTAAATCTTGAACTTAAAGCACAACAATTAACGCGATGGTGCATAATTTCTTACAGGCATTTACTACTATACCCCGGTgtcgagaaagaaaaagaaaatccacAGGTCTCTCTCAGCTTGGAATTTGTGAGCCCTAAAAAGTTGGATAAGGAGATTAAAGCTGTTGTGATCTTTTTCCTACATGATCAAGTTAACAACAGATATTTGAGCATTCAAGGTTTGATTAATAATTCTAACTATCGTTTTAACTATaccaaattgaattgaattacaATTTTTGGGGGGGTCAAAAGAAAATTTGACCATTATATTGAACATTAGAAGCAATTTTACAATCGGCCGGGAGGGTTGCATTCGCCCCTAACCATAAGAGAAAAATGGAATTcgtaatgaaatatatatttatcgACAATGAAATGATATTTTTGGTCTGATTtgattttagtccttttactttgttgaaatttaaggtttaatcctttttaatttgGTTTAGTAGGTTATTATCATTTAAGCGATGACATGAAATATTTTTACTAAGTTTAACCAATGATAAATTTACATGCCACTAGAATGATCAAGTCTATTGAAAAACAATCCTGTTATACTTTAACGATAACAACTGATAGATTTACCAGTTTGGACCTACCAACGACATTACGAAAGTGGATGGACCATATTAAAGTAGAGGGATTCAATCCCAAGGTTCAACatagtaaagggactaaaaaCCAAATTAGGCCCTTTTTTAATGGAAATTTTCACTGCAAATCCTTTTAGATTCATCTTTCTTGATAATGATGACTTAGATAACGGCATGAAGCGATTTAGTAGGAAGAAGAAGGAATCGGAACTTTCTCCGATAGTGTCTCTGGGATGCTTCGAAGACCCTTCGAACGGATATCTGGTGGACGACAAATGTGCGTTTGGAGTGGAGGTTTTTGTTGTGGAAGACGAAGGCAAAACTAGGGCTTCTTTCCGAACCCTAATGGAAGAAAGCAAGAAAGTCTGCACATTGGATGTGGATGTGAAAAGGTTTATTTCGGAGAAAACAAGAGGCGTATATTCAAAACCATTCACTTTTGGACCTAATCCGGAAGAAGTCTACAAATGGTTAGTTCATTTTGCCACTCatctaattatgaatttcatctttttttctttataaaaattgaaaaattaatccATCTTCTTTAATTTGTTAGAATATGATCCTCGTACTTTATGAGACCTCAGAGTTCATGTGTTTCACTAACAAATGGactaaatttttagttttcgcaAACTATAAATATCAAATTCTGATGAATTAAAGTAGATAAATTATTTTCTTAGCTTTCGTAAAAATAGAGGGATTGGATTCATAATTAGACCTTTTTTCATCTTAATTATTCATTAAAGGCTAAGTTTGGGATAATTATTTTTGAGATAGTTTAGTATATTTGAAATATGGTCTAATTTGGCACTTGTGTTAATTTTTTGTCCAATGTGATACCTATATTTGACAGAAATTTAACATTTTGATACTTGAAGATAACATTATTAACTTTCtaatgtttattttgagtttaagaGCTGActtgatgaaaattcataattagctaataatattagcaattaacgtTCATCAATCAACCCTAAAACCCGAATTAAATTACATCCATCAAATTGTATTAgacaaattcacaattaacacaaattttattctattaacaaaatcataaaaaattcgaACCTagtaatattagcaattaactttcatcagaTCAACCCTAAAATctgaattaaacacaaaaaagtTAATACCGttacatttgggtactaaaatatataagttttatCAAATACAAGTAtcaaattagacaaaaaaaaaacaaaacacatataccacattaattagaaaaaaaatattaaatttagatactaaataataaattaatccttttaaatatcatatctaagaAGTCTCTTTCCATTCATATGATCTTAATAATGTCCTTTTACAACACCTTGACAATGAATGTCAAATAGATATGTCTCCGATAAAGATATATTGGTCAAATTCTgattttagtccctttattaagttgaaatttgagatttaatcattatacttaaAATTGtcctaatttagtatttaaaacaACTAGTTGCTAAGTcaaagtgattatgtgatttttttttcctGAACAACTTTAAACATTTGCGttacatataaatttattattggtTGAACATGGTTGACAAGATTTTCATTTGATCTGTGACTAAATAACGGAGACAATTTGTAATCACTTTAAAAGGAAATACTAACCATTTTATAGTACTTTGGTTTtgctaataacattataaaagtagagggACCAAATCATGTCGAATCAAAATTGAaggattaaatatcaaattttaacatagtaAAGTGAGTAGGACTACGATTAAACACGGGCATATTaaattcttttgtttatttttcatatatttataaatcATATTCTCTTACACATGATAGAAAATGTGTTCACTAAAACTTGTAATTATTGTGAACGAAGATACGGTTAAAATGATAAAGTTGAGGTCTTAAGAATTTTGTTGCCCTTAGTTCGAGGCTTAGTATGTGTAAATACTATGCGTGGGtcttttatcatatttattcTGGATTTATGCCCTAGCATGTATGATAGAGGTGTAAATGAGATATCAGTGGTCGCAAGCTACTTGAGTTTgactaaaaaaaaacttgaattaaCTCAATTTGGTAATTATGGAACTGAGCCAAATTCGAGCTCAGTAATACTTAGCTCGAAAGGCTCGCAAGTCTTATCgagtttttcatttttaatatatattttcattgaGTATCAAGCTCCGAATTTTGAGTTGAGCTCAAGCTTGAGCTTGTTAGTATTCGGACTTAACTCAGCTTAATTACAACCCTAATGCATGAGTcctcttttaaaatattttctaactttCGATATTTTCGTAGTTATATTGATTTGATTTTAGTTATAGATATTCAACCATGTActgattatatatatacatttgcaGGAGATTACATCTATCCAAAGGAATTGATGAAAAGAAAGACAGATACATGTCTATTTACATATGCCTACTACAAATGGAAAACCAAACCGAATTTCCTTTGGGATGGAAAATGCACCTTGAATTCAGGCTTTCTCTAACCCACCCCAATTTCAAAACGGTATCACGACCAGGTAGTATTTGATGCATTTTCGGTGTATAAATTTTATACGTCATAGGTGAATATTATATAAGATACAAGCAATAACGAAGGATTTATAAATAAACATTGataactttatttaaacataattaaattcttaaatcCGAAATTTTAAATCCAAGAGTCATTAATAGttatgattaatatttattatgtttaaataaaaattttagtatttatttaaagtcttccgttttttttgtttaatttaatgatgATTATTGGTCATGCTATTATTCATTGATGGTGTATGTGACTTATGCACCGACGATACATCAAAcattatttttaactaataataaataaatgaaaaaaattgaccaaaaatGAAAATGTTTGTTGATACAAGGTTTAGAACTAAGCATAATCCCTTTCCAACCTTGAATAGGAGGATAAACGTGCTTCAACACGTTTGAACTCacatcatcaatttttttttcttttcaccacGTAATACAAATTTCATAAGTGAATTTTTGTGTGTGAATAATCTCTTAATTCTAGTTCTTTGAATACTTTTCATCAATCAAGAAAAAATCTCAGTTTTTGTAGAGTGCAATgctttgcaatttttttttcaaataagaaaaacaaatacCGAATACCTAAGTTGCTTAATCTTAATAACCTTGATTTCTTACTTTTAATCccgtttctaatttttttttgttaaaaaattaaatctaaaactgACATATTATCAGTGTTGTATTTCTATTACGTGGATATATTcttcaatatttatcaaaatataaaaaagatagaaatactttcaaaatctttttgttttgttttgtaaaaaaatgggCTTTTGGGGTTTTCGTAATTGAGTCGGGATCTTATTGATAGATAACAGTAACTCAGTCAAACTCTTAATGAGAGTATCGGtagtatatattatataaatattaaaaaaacatgtaATAGAAGTGTTTGTGAACTGAACAGGGTCACGATcttatttctaattttattttataaatcacAAGTGGTATAGATAaatactattttttaatatttcaaatatatatatatttgcaggTAAAGCTTGGTTTAGTGTAGAAGAGAAAGCATGGGGCTTTCCCAAGTTTATAAAATTGGATGCTTTAAGAGACTATGATGGTGTGGAAATTGAAGCAGAGTTTATTAAAATGTCAATGGAAAGAATTGAGCAAAAGCCAAAGCCAAAGGAAGAAAGTAGTCCCTCAAATAAGCCAAAGTAATATCATATAAAGAGGATATTTATATGCCTTAATATTTGgcagaaaaaaaaggaagagagtGGATTTTATGTTAGAAGATatgttgatttaattttaaaacatattttatttcaatattcaattaccaaattaattattttttaattgcattactaaaatatttgaatccgtaatatttaaatttgtaaaaaagatgtttaatatttgtaaatattaaaaaaatagatcgaagttttgttttaaataatttagtatgCTTAAAAtcgagatttttttaaaaataattttagctGAAATATGGGTTAAAAAAGAACTTTATTAACACAATAAATCTAGGGAGACAAGTAGTGGCCTTGGTCTCCTTTAAATAGAAAAATTGGGATAAAAATGTTATGGAGGTTCTTATACGTCTGAGAGTTGGATTATATTTTACCTCATTTACTCAGATGTGTAAATTAGTTCTTGtagttagatcaaagagcaaactaatcTTTAccgttaaaaatttcattaatttcttttgttaaaaattggtgTGGCTGATGGAATAACCAAACAGTTACATGTGGAGTGTGACGTGTACCTCGTGCTGACATACAATGACtcgtttttaacagtagaaattgatgaaatttttaatagaatgagtaatttgctctttgatccaacgtataagaactaatttgtccattttttgcgTAGAAGCAATATGTAATTCGACTTCTAGTATAAGggcctctatgatacttttactaaAATTTGCTTTTTAAGtccttttgaaaattataaattaacataatggTAGACTTACATCTCGTGTCAAGAGGTGTTCATAGACCGGGCTGGGCCGTGTTCAAGCCAAACTTATGCAATGTATTAATACCACATTTCCAAGTCCAAGCttggcccgaaaaatgggcttactTTTTTGCTCAAGTTTGACTCAAATTAAGAAAAGCAAATCTGAGCCCGACTTAGCCCacccatatttgatttttttaattaatttttacttaaaattaaaatatttaaaaaaatataatgcacTAAATGTATTACAAAAagctaaaataaaagttttctaacacattaaaaatatattaaaaagtatttatatttaaaaaaacactaccataaatataataaatattttattatattaaatataaaattttatattttaggttggatttaattattatttatcattataatataaatataaatatataaaaatattatttatcatatataattaatataatattattttataacataatattcaAGTCGGGTTAGGCTACGCCATGCTAGGCTAAAAAATTCTTACCCAATGCTCAACTCATATAGAAAATGAGCcttaaattttacctaaatctaTTTTTTGAGCTTCATATTTTGTCCAAACCCTATCATTTTTAAGTGAACTTTTATGCCTGGGTTTGGGTGAGTGACCCGACCCATGAGCTGGTTGACTGAGTCTTAACCTTCCAAAAAATTATGATTCAATTTAGGTTcataaaactttttcaaacttcgTCCATGCTTACTAATTCATCATCTTAACATTGATATTTTTGTTAGAAAATGtgtttcttttttaaaagaaatctaTGCCAATATTTTAACTAGAATAGATAATGATATCAACTATTTCGATTTAACTAAGGATATTTATTGAAACagaaggaccaaattataacaaaataaaatataggaACTAAATATTGAATTTTAGCATAGTGGAGAGACGAAGGCCACAATTTGACCAAAAAACTACCCTCACTTTTCAAAGCTCTCCCATTCCCTCCCTTTTTTTCCCGCTTTCTCCCTTCTTAAAAACTTTCACCTTAAATCCCTAATCCCCAAACGGCCAAACCCTACTTCCACTCTCCCAAGAAAGGATACGGCGTTTACCTTGTCGTTTAACCTTCCGCCGCCGACGATGGATCTCAGGTGCCGGTCCTTTCCCAGGCATTCCCTTACTCGATCCGAGCCTTTCCTAAAGTACCTCAAACCCGGTGCACTAGCTCGACTTAGGGACTCGCGAATCAGCGCTAGATCACACCGACTGAGTCCCGTTTTTCAGATCTCGCTGCCCGATCTGCCGTCCAACGACGTTCGATCATTTTCCATTGCCGTCGACAGCATTCCTTGCTTTGTGGCGACGAGGAGGGCTTACGGGCCTAAGTGTCTTCAAAGGAAGAAGCTATCTGCTGGCAAAGGAATGATTTTTCTTAATTCAACACAGTCAGCTTTGGATTTGCTGGATCCTGCGGTGGATCTGCTAAGTAGTGAATGAAATCAGtttaatatatgtgaatttgagCTCTTTTTTCACCTTAATTTAGCTCTAGATTTATAGATTAACATACTACTCTTCTTGTCTTGTTTAAttcaacaaaaataattaaagtaataataattgCAATCAAATCCCAATTTCCCCTTTTG from Gossypium hirsutum isolate 1008001.06 chromosome D04, Gossypium_hirsutum_v2.1, whole genome shotgun sequence encodes:
- the LOC121216016 gene encoding protein IWS1 homolog isoform X4; its protein translation is MDTHWFYRNRKRDSNLPFWKTKQKGNSHEKAKEMEKPVEDQSRDEKGADKVKDGTKDIDVCSEDGSEDTWEEMKVLREDQEDKGEDTTSSRDTLGDKKGVATPLKDKAEAETKGTTTDSEEKRNEESKGMTTGLEKKRNEEPKDKTTGSEEKCNEEPKGTTTSSEGKRNEEQKGTTIGSEEKRNQELKGMTTSSEEKRNEELKGTTTGYKEKRKDEPKVFKDKYKAPMEGTTTGSKEKRNDKPKGTATDSKKKLNEEPKGATTGSKEKRNDEPKGTTTGSKEKLNEEPKGTTTGSEEKCNEELKDTTTGSKEKPNEEPKGTTTSSEEKRNEELKGATTDTKEKRNEEPKDTAIGLEEKRNEEPKGMTTGSEEKFKEESKGTTSGSEEKRNDEPKEDKRNAKPKGTGTRLEEPKSRATLWDKFKDAMEGTKSDAGIKALRTWRELPPTHYIVKIKSFSSLVKSLEKREHKNYISDEFEASGFKWHLLLYPGVEKEKENPQVSLSLEFVSPKKLDKEIKAVVIFFLHDQVNNRYLSIQDNGMKRFSRKKKESELSPIVSLGCFEDPSNGYLVDDKCAFGVEVFVVEDEGKTRASFRTLMEESKKVCTLDVDVKRFISEKTRGVYSKPFTFGPNPEEVYKWRLHLSKGIDEKKDRYMSIYICLLQMENQTEFPLGWKMHLEFRLSLTHPNFKTVSRPGKAWFSVEEKAWGFPKFIKLDALRDYDGVEIEAEFIKMSMERIEQKPKPKEESSPSNKPK
- the LOC121216016 gene encoding TNF receptor-associated factor family protein DDB_G0272098 isoform X3, translating into MDTHWFYRNRKRDSNLPFWKTKQKGNSHEKAKEMEKPVEDQSRDEKGADKVKDGTKDIDVCSEDGSEDTWEEMKVLREDQEDKGEDTTSSRDTLGDKKGVATPLKDKAEAETKGTTTDSEEKRNEESKGMTTGLEKKRNEEPKDKTTGSEEKCNEEPKGTTTSSEGKRNEEQKGTTIGSEEKRNQELKGMTTSSEEKRNEELKGTTTGYKEKRKDEPKVFKDKYKAPMEGTTTGSKEKRNDKPKGTATDSKKKLNEEPKGATTGSKEKRNDEPKGTTTGSKEKLNEEPKGTTTGSEEKCNEELKGTKEKRNEELKDTTTGSKEKPNEEPKGTTTSSEEKRNEELKGATTDTKEKRNEEPKDTAIGLEEKRNEEPKGMTTGSEEKFKEESKGTTSGSEEKRNDEPKEDKRNAKPKGTGTRLEEPKSRATLWDKFKDAMEGTKSDAGIKALRTWRELPPTHYIVKIKSFSSLVKSLEKREHKNYISDEFEASGFKWHLLLYPGVEKEKENPQVSLSLEFVSPKKLDKEIKAVVIFFLHDQVNNRYLSIQDNGMKRFSRKKKESELSPIVSLGCFEDPSNGYLVDDKCAFGVEVFVVEDEGKTRASFRTLMEESKKVCTLDVDVKRFISEKTRGVYSKPFTFGPNPEEVYKWRLHLSKGIDEKKDRYMSIYICLLQMENQTEFPLGWKMHLEFRLSLTHPNFKTVSRPGKAWFSVEEKAWGFPKFIKLDALRDYDGVEIEAEFIKMSMERIEQKPKPKEESSPSNKPK
- the LOC121216016 gene encoding thioredoxin domain-containing protein 2 isoform X6, translating into MDTHWFYRNRKRDSNLPFWKTKQKGNSHEKAKEMEKPVEDQSRDEKGADKVKDGTKDIDVCSEDGSEDTWEEMKVLREDQEDKGEDTTSSRDTLGDKKGVATPLKDKAEAETKGTTTDSEEKRNEESKGMTTGLEKKRNEEPKDKTTGSEEKCNEEPKGTTTSSEGKRNEEQKGTTIGSEEKRNQELKGMTTSSEEKRNEELKGTTTGYKEKRKDEPKVFKDKYKAPMEGTTTGSKEKRNDKPKGTATDSKKKLNEEPKGATTGSKEKRNDEPKGTTTGSKEKLNEEPKGTTTGSEEKCNEELKGTKEKRNEELKDTTTGSKEKPNEEPKGTTTSSEEKRNEELKGSTTSSKEKRNEEPKGATTDTKEKRNEEPKDTAIGLEEKRNEEPKGMTTGSEEKFKEESKGTTSGSEEKRNDEPKVQRTNGMQNRKVQEHVWKNRKVGQHFGTNLKMQWKVQNPTPVLRH